GAGAGAGATAGTAATGTGTCGTCTTAAATTGACGCATGACAATTAAGAAGTAATggggaaattatttttaaaatccagtctatagtcttcagtttagtctttagttaagcctatagtctagtctaaagtcttgtctttagtctagtgtaaagtctagtctaaagtatagtctaaagtttagtcttaaGTATAGTCTAGTTCTTGGTCTAGTCTTCTAtagtcttatagtctagtccgtagtctagtctatagtctagtctataatctagtataaaatctagtctattgtctagtctattgcctagtctatagtctagtctattgtctagtctagtctatagttttgttgttaataaaatagtctagtgtatagtctagtctataatctagtctatagtctagtctatagtctagtctatagtctagtctataatctggtctatagtctagtatatagtctagtctataatttagtctattgtctagtctatagtctagtttatagtctagtctatagtctagtctatagtctagtctatagtctagtctatagtctagtctatagtctatagtctagtctatagtctaNNNNNNNNNNNNNNNNNNNNNNNNNNNNNNNNNNNNNNNNNNNNNNNNNNNNNNNNNNNNNNNNNNNNNNNNNNNNNNNNNNNNNNNNNNNNNNNNNNNNtatagaatagtctatagtctggactatagaatagtctatagtctggactatagaatagtctatagtctggactatagaatagtctatagtcaggactatagaatagtccatagtctggactatagaatagtctatagtctggactatagaatagtctatagtctggactatagaatagtctatactctggactatagaataatctatagtctggactatagaataatctaaagtctagactatagaatagcctatagtttggacttcagaatagtctatagtctggactatagaatagtctacagtctggactaaagaatagtctatagtctggactatagaatagtctatagtctggactatagaatagtctatagtctggactatagaatagtctatagtctggattatagaatagtctatagtctggactatagaatagtctgtagtctggactatagaatagtctatagtctggactatagaatagtctatagtctggactatagaatagtctatagtctggactatagaatagtctatagtctggactttagaatagcAAATTAGGCTAAAGATGGATCTAGAGTCTggtgtatatataattttgttattcaaatcaaagattttctttacaaaatattgattttaatttaaaaatacaaacaacaaccttcttttaaaatgtttttatttcttttttcttctcttttgtgttaattttcgtatgcatgtttaaaaaacattacaagcagctattttattatttaaattattgttaaagtttaaagaagattgtgtttttataaataatatacaatgtaatatattgaattttcttgcttgttttttctttcattctagATGACTGTGTTTCTGCCACGAGGAGTTTTTTTCCCCATGTAAGCCCATCCTTCTGTTATACCTGCTTGACAGGAGGATACGTTTTGCccaagaataaataaataaagaggaaatgtttattaatggaaagttaaagtgaaaaaaatcgcTTACCacataaaagtttaaatgaaataatatggAAAagttacaatattttcaaacaccaaagtgaaaataacttaaaaaagtgttaaaaacaaataaatattaaaataaaggtttataaaatatgaataaaagaatttgcttttaaagaaagcaatagaaaaaataaacaaataaaacttttttgaaaacaaagtgAATGAATCAACAAAtaactagaaaataaaaaaagaagtaagTGGAAAAGAAAACACATAAATCAATTttgataaatgatttaaaagaaaattgacaAGTGGGAAATTATTCaagtaaaacaataattatagaTTTACAGattataatttggactatagttttgtctatagactaggcccTAGCCAATACTACATTTTACTGTATATAGTGGATTATTGTTAGGTAAATAGTATAcagtagaatagtctatagtgtggactatagaatagtctatagttcggactataaaatagtctatagtctggactatagaatattctatagactggactatagaatagtctataatctggactagagaatagtttatagtctggactatataataggctattgtctgcactatagtatagtctatagtctagactatagaatagtctctagtctggactatagaatagtttatagtctggactaaagaatagtctatagaatggactatagattagtctatagtctggactatagaatagtatatagtctggactatagaatagtctctagtctggactatagaatagttgactataaaatagtttatagtctgaactaaagaatagtctatagaagggactatagaatagtctatagtctggactatagaatagtttatagtctggactatagaatagtctatagtctggactatagaatagtttatagtctggactatagagtagtatatagactggactatagaatagactatagactggactatagagtagtctatagtctggattgtagaatagtctatagtctggactatagaatagtctatagtctgaactatattatagtcttgactatagaatagtctatagtctggagtatagaatagtttatagtctcgactatagaatagtctatagactggactatataatagtctatatactagactgtagaatagtctatagtctggactgtagaatagtctatagtctggactatagaatagtctatagtctgaactatagaatagtttatagtctggactatagaattgtctatagactggtctatagtctttactgtagaacagtctatagtctggactatagaatagtctatagtctgaactatattatactctggactatagaatagtctatagtctggactatagaatagtttatagtctggactatagaatagtctatagactggactatagaatagtctatatactagactatagaatagtctatagtctggactatagaatagtctatagtctgtactataaaatagtctacaaTCTGggctattgaatagtctatagtcaggactatagaatagtctatagtctgggctatagaatagtctatagtctggactatagaacagtctatagtctggactataaaatagtctataatctggactattgaatagtctatagtctggactatagaatagtctatagtctggatcgtagaatagtctatagtctggactataaaatagtctgtaatctggactaaagaatagtctatagtctggactatagaatagtctatagtctggactatagaatagtctatagtctggacaatttTGACAATTGTATAGGCAATACTTTACTCTGTAATCAAGttaatagtttagtctttagtttggactatatgTTGAGTCtagttttaaaagtatttaatatttacaactcattaattaatttttttcttaatttttagaaagttctgtctataaaaaggaaaagattttaaataaatcatatttctcCAGATATTAAATGCTATGCGAATCAATgccattataaatattgaaaaacaataatggaaactttaaagaaatttgataGTCCTGGTGATTGTCAAACAACCGGTACAATTTTAATCGAAAcggttaataaaaataaaacattaaataatgaaaatcaaaatattcaacatatgATGGATagtgcaacagcaacaacaaatgtaGCCACAACAATTATTGTTAAACATGCTACAACAACACCAATGCCCACggcaacaaataaattaaaatcccagcagcaacaacatcaatttCGTGCACcacaacaatttgttaaacataagAAAACATCAGCGGCTGGCAGCAACAATAATAGTACGGCTAACACAACAGCCAGTGCAGCCAGTTCTagtctaaataataataaaaagaataaatgttGGAATAAACGTCAACATAGAACAGCCAAACAAAACAATAGCAGCAACATCACAAACAACAGCGCCCTAGCCAAGAAAACAATATCTTCATCCTCCTCCACCTCCTCGACGAATCCTACAACGGCAACAACAGCAGCTGCACCAGCAAATGTTTTAACCGCAACAGCGGcggcaacaacagcaacaacaatactaaATGATGGCCCAgataatgaaaatgaaacaaCGAAAACAAATCTATCAGCCACATCAAAAGCCgatttagaaaatatacaaaatcttaaaaatcaaGTAGGAGGTCAttaccaccatcatcatcaccaccaaCATCCTCATCATGCTCACCATCATTATCATAATCAACAGCATGGTGCTTCTTCCAATACCCTTAATAACATTGACTTACGTATGTCAGCCGGTGGTCAAGGCGCTGGTGGTATTGGTTTTCCACCATTAGCTTTATCGGCCATGGCTTCAGAGAAATTAGGTTATGGCCATGGTCATTGCAAGCAAAATCAACAGCCCATGCATAAAAAACCTTTGCCACCACACCGCTctagtggtggtggtggtggtttgAGTGGTAATCATCATCATATTTTATGTGCCGGCTCAGCTCACAATACTTTGGGCTCGGTGGGTCCTGGAGCCGGTAATGCCGGAGCTGTTTCGACCACAAATCTAACATGCTGCCACATTAATGGTTGTCCCTCGCACAATACCAAAGACACCAGTTCAGCCAATAATTCCACCGCTTCCAGTGCGGCCTCAGCTCTACATATTTGCTGCTTACGTTCCAAATTCTTTTTGCCGGACAAAAGACCACGTAAGGGCAATTTTATACCGCCCACGAAATTTCTACTAGGCGGTAATATCTCAGATCCCTTAAATCTAAGCTCTTTGCAAAATGAGGCATCAAACGCCTCCTCCAACAATAATACGCCGGTCACCACACCACGGCAATCACCCATAACCACACCACCCAAAGTGGAAGTCATTATACCACCTAATATACATGATCCCCTACATTTATTGGATCCAGTAGATTCTATGGaatatgaaaaacaattaactTCACCCATGAAGCGGGGCCTTAGCCTGCAAGCCTCTCTAGCCCTGGGACTACGTGGTGGACAAACTAAATCGCACAAGCATAGACATCGTAAAAATCGTAAACCCAAAAGACGTCGTTACGATTCTTTAAATTCTACCACCAGCACTATTACCACCATCGATTCATTGGATGAACCCACAACTAATCTCTTAAGCAACACCTTAAGTACTGAAAAGGGCGTCTCAATGGATGTGGAAAATATTTGCCACAGACAAGATTCCCTTATCTCCGCCAATTCGGCGGGTAGTGATGATGAAGAGCTAACAGAAAATGAGTTACATTCACCACAGGAAAAACTCTCAATAactgaaaacataaataattctaTTGCCTCTAATATGGCCACCAATGTTAATACAACAGCTAATGCTGCTTCCGTAACAACTAGCTCTGTTGCCCATGCTGCCACAACCAACACTGCCACCGAAGacaattgtaataaaatcaAAGTAACAGATCAACAAACTATACAAAATCTTCCTATTCCTGCATTACCAGCACAACAACTTCAGGAACTACAAGAAAAACAGGAAATTACCAGTACTGTTGAGTTGAGTTCTAAttctaacagcaacaacaataataacattaatacTGCTGCTTCGtctgctgctgctactgctgtACTCTCAGATGTAGCTGTGGCTAGAGAACGCGCATGCCGTGATTTACGCTTGGATTTAGTATCCACCACAAGTTGTAGTGGTGGTAGTGCTAGTGCCACATCATGTGGTAGTTCGGTTATAAGTGCTGTTGGTGGCGGTGGTAGAAAACGTAAAATAAGTGAGAGCAATTCTCAAAAAGGAAAGGTGAGTAGAGTAAACACGAACAGTGTTTTAGGTGGacacaaaaattgaaactaaatctACCtgaagattatagactagactaaagactagactagagactacactataggctagactatggactagactatagactaaactatagactagactatagattagactagactatagactagactatagactagactatagactagactatagactagactatagactagactatagactagactatagactagactatagactaaactattgactagactatagacaagactatagactaaactattgactagactatagacaagactatagacttgacattagaatagactatacattagactatagactggactatagactagactacagactgattatagactatagacttggctatagaatagactatagacttggctatagaatagactatagactagactatatactagactatagactagactatagactagactatagactagactatagactaggctatagactagactataggctagactatagactagactatagactagactagactatagactagactatagactagactagactatagactagactatattatagactagactatagactatactatagactagactatagactagactatagactatactatagactagactatagactagactatagactatactatagactagactatggactagactacagactagactttagactagactatatactagactatagactagactatagacaagactaaagactagactatagactagactatagactagactatagactagactatagactagactatagactagactatagactagactatagactagactatagactagactatagactagactatagactagactatagactagactatagactagactatagactagactatagactagactatagactagactatagactagactatagactagactatagactagactatagactagactatagactagactatagactagactatagactagactatagactagactatagactagactatagactagactatagactagactatagactagactatagattagactatagactagactatttactagactatagactagactatagactagactatagactagagtatagaatagactatagactagactatagactagactatagactaggctatagactagactatacattagactatagactagaacatatactagactgtagactagactatagactagactatagactagactatagactagactatagactagactatagactagactatagactagactatagactagactatagactagactatagactagactatagactagactatagactagactatagactagactatagactagactatagactagactatagactagactatagactagactatagactagactatagactagactatagactagactatagactagactatagactagactatagactagactatagactagactatagactagactatagactagactatagactagactatagactagactatagactagactatagactagactatagactagactatagactagactatagactagactatagactagactatagaccagactatagactagactatagactagactatagactagactatagactagactatagactagactatagactagactatagactagactatagactagactatagactagactatagactagactatagactagactatagactagactatagactagattatagaccatagactagactatagacgagactatagacttgtctatagactatacaatagaatagacaatagataATAGACAGCACAATAGACAAGagtatggtctagactatatactagtctattgactagactatagactatcctatagattagactacagattagactatagactttaagctagaattattaatcaaatttgttctattaaaattttcagaaatattttcgCATGGATTCCATGGACAAAATTGTTAGCCCAGTGGTGCCACAGCCAGGTGCTTGGAAGCGTCCACCACGAACAACCGCTACCGGAGCAAGAAAATCTCAACGTCGTTCTACTTCGATTAGTGAAAGTGTCCTAACAGATCTAAGTCCCATAGAGGAAGCAAACAAACAGCTAGTCGAAGGtaagtttaagttaaataaaaagtttagaacatttttttaaaataaaaatattataattttctagaaatacCGCGTGATGATACACCCGAATTACCGAAAGTGGAAATATTCGCAGAAACTGGTGTTCTGTTGGACAGCCCTTTAAGTACTGCCTCTGTAGCCACTTCCACGACCACAGCCGCCGAGCCAGAGACCACAAGCGAACTAACCAGCGAAGCTGTCGATACCAAAAATGCTTTAATTTTAgcggaaaaagttaaaaaggaaATGATTTCTTCTAGTGTTTCCATAAAATCTCTACCCAAATTCCCAGCCGATGGCAAACAGTATCGTTATGGCAACTATGATCGTTATGCTGGCCTTAGGCATCTCAACGAATTCATGGACATACGTTTGCAGGTGTTCTTACAGTATCCAGAGTTATTTAAGAACAAGGATATTTTGGATATAGGCTGTAATGTGGGTCACATGACTATAACGGTGGCTAGAAAGCTGGCTCCTAAATCTATTTTGGGTATAGACATAGACAAGGAATTGATTGCGAGAGCAAGACGCAATTTGGCCATGTATGTACGTATACCACAGGAGATGTTAAAGAAAGAGTTAATGGATGCAACAGACATCATGGACAATACAAATAATATGAGTGATGTTAAGCAAAAGAAGGGACGTAGACGacgtaaaaagaaaaaacaactgcaacaacaacagcagcagcatacACAACAACAAGCCCACAAcaatcatcatcaccatcatggTCACGGTCATGGCAATCACTATGAAAATTGGCAACAATTCCAACATCATTTACTGCACTATCATCTGCTgcatcatcatcaccaccaccatcatcatcatcacttgTATTTGCAACAGGAGAATTGCAATGTTGATGCCTCCGATTTCTTTCCTATATCATTCCCACTCACTTATGGTGG
The window above is part of the Lucilia cuprina isolate Lc7/37 chromosome 6, ASM2204524v1, whole genome shotgun sequence genome. Proteins encoded here:
- the LOC111688164 gene encoding 7SK snRNA methylphosphate capping enzyme bin3; the protein is METLKKFDSPGDCQTTGTILIETVNKNKTLNNENQNIQHMMDSATATTNVATTIIVKHATTTPMPTATNKLKSQQQQHQFRAPQQFVKHKKTSAAGSNNNSTANTTASAASSSLNNNKKNKCWNKRQHRTAKQNNSSNITNNSALAKKTISSSSSTSSTNPTTATTAAAPANVLTATAAATTATTILNDGPDNENETTKTNLSATSKADLENIQNLKNQVGGHYHHHHHHQHPHHAHHHYHNQQHGASSNTLNNIDLRMSAGGQGAGGIGFPPLALSAMASEKLGYGHGHCKQNQQPMHKKPLPPHRSSGGGGGLSGNHHHILCAGSAHNTLGSVGPGAGNAGAVSTTNLTCCHINGCPSHNTKDTSSANNSTASSAASALHICCLRSKFFLPDKRPRKGNFIPPTKFLLGGNISDPLNLSSLQNEASNASSNNNTPVTTPRQSPITTPPKVEVIIPPNIHDPLHLLDPVDSMEYEKQLTSPMKRGLSLQASLALGLRGGQTKSHKHRHRKNRKPKRRRYDSLNSTTSTITTIDSLDEPTTNLLSNTLSTEKGVSMDVENICHRQDSLISANSAGSDDEELTENELHSPQEKLSITENINNSIASNMATNVNTTANAASVTTSSVAHAATTNTATEDNCNKIKVTDQQTIQNLPIPALPAQQLQELQEKQEITSTVELSSNSNSNNNNNINTAASSAAATAVLSDVAVARERACRDLRLDLVSTTSCSGGSASATSCGSSVISAVGGGGRKRKISESNSQKGKKYFRMDSMDKIVSPVVPQPGAWKRPPRTTATGARKSQRRSTSISESVLTDLSPIEEANKQLVEEIPRDDTPELPKVEIFAETGVLLDSPLSTASVATSTTTAAEPETTSELTSEAVDTKNALILAEKVKKEMISSSVSIKSLPKFPADGKQYRYGNYDRYAGLRHLNEFMDIRLQVFLQYPELFKNKDILDIGCNVGHMTITVARKLAPKSILGIDIDKELIARARRNLAMYVRIPQEMLKKELMDATDIMDNTNNMSDVKQKKGRRRRKKKKQLQQQQQQHTQQQAHNNHHHHHGHGHGNHYENWQQFQHHLLHYHLLHHHHHHHHHHHLYLQQENCNVDASDFFPISFPLTYGGITDITTPPHSSVTNYTSNKASTSPQNIESQSPASTSTTTRSTPGHPATSTTSHKANTTHSTSTHKPNQSKAKNDFPHNVFFRQTNYVLKDESLLANDTQQYDLILCLSITKWIHLNFGDAGLKLAFKRMFNQLRPGGKLILEAQNWASYKKKKNLTEEIYNNYHNIEFYPNKFHEYLLSSEVGFSHSYTLGIPKHLSKGFSRPIQVSFETSIR